One segment of Kwoniella pini CBS 10737 chromosome 9, complete sequence DNA contains the following:
- a CDS encoding serine/threonine-protein kinase SSN3, with translation MVATGATAAAMLDPMHYYRAKRDRERRTVLKTYKILGFISSGTYGRVYKAVLLPSPASKGNTNKSTLPSSARAALSIPKDKLPSPTTSISSSNATISDPLNNPELCMRPGDLPAKEGDVFAIKKFKPDKEGDVLTYAGISQSGAREIMLNRELHHRNLVALREVILEDKAIYMVFEYAEHDFLQIIHHHSQTTRTPIPSPTLRRLLHQLLCGVHFLHSNFCLHRDLKPANILVNSSGVVKIGDLGLARLWHKPLAQGGLFGGDKVVVTIWYRAPELILGAKHYTAAVDIWAIGCIYAELLALRPIFKGDEAKMDGKKQLPFQRDQMGKICEVLGPVKADQWPGIVHMPEYKTYLSSGPYPNPNPLPSWYQHRSTSSQGYDLLTRLFEWDPARRLTAREALAHPWFQEEGGVAAKSVFEGSSVTYPTRRVTHEDNGDAKMGSLPPSMAHPRLPSSSNFRPASATLTGQPPPRKKARM, from the exons ATGGTAGCTACGGGGGCTACAGCAGCTGCTATGCTAGATCCGATGCACTATTACCGGGCTAAGAGGGATAGAGAGCGAAGGAC GGTATTGAAGACGTATAAGATACTTGGTTTCatatcttcag GTACCTATGGTCGAGTATATAAAGCAGTACTACTACCTTCTCCAGCATCCAAGGGCAATACgaataaatcaacattaccttcttcagctagAGCAGCATTATCGATACCGAAAGATAAATTACCATCACCGAcaacatcaatatcatcttccaatGCAACGATTTCAGATCCATTGAATAACCCGGAATTATGTATGAGACCAGGTGATTTACCTGCAAAAGAAGGGGATGTTTTTGCAATCAAAAAGTTTAAACCTGATAAAGAAGGGGATGTTTTGACTTATGCTGGGATAAGTCAATCTGGAGCGAGGGAAATCATG CTTAATCGAGAACTGCATCATCGGAATCTAGTCGCACTACGAGAGGTTATACTGGAAGATAAAGCTATTTACATGGTATTCGAATATGCGGAACATGATTTCTTA CAAataatccatcatcattcgCAAACAACTCGAACAcctataccttctccaaCTCTACGTAGACTCCTACATCAACTTTTATGCGGAGtacattttcttcattctaATTTCTGCTTACATCGTGATTTGAAACCGGCAAATATCTTGGTCAATTCGTCAGGTGTAGTCAAAATTGGTGATTTAGGATTAGCTAGATTATGGCATAAACCATTAGCTCAAGGAGGTTTATTCGGTGGTGATAAAGTCGTTGTTACTATTTGGTATAGAGCCCCAGAATTAATATTAGGTGCAAAGCATTATACTGCTGCAGTTG ATATATGGGCAATTGGTTGTATCTATGCGGAACTTTTGGCTCTTCGACCGATCTTTAAAGGAGATGAAGCAAAGATGGACGGGAAAAAACAATTACCTTTTCAACGTGATCAGATGGGCAAAATTTGTGAAGTGTTAGGTCCTGTCAAAG CTGATCAGTGGCCTGGTATTGTACATATGCCGGAGTATAAGACTTATCTGTCGTCAGGGCC ATATCCTAATCCAAATCCCCTTCCTTCGTGGTATCAACATCGGTCGACATCCTCGCAAGGCTATGATTTGCTTACAAGGTTGTTCGAATGGGATCCTGCGAGGAGGCTGACTGCTAGAGAGGCTCTAGCGCATCCTTGGtttcaagaagaaggtggcGTAGCAGCAAA GAGTGTATTCGAAGGAAGTTCTGTTACATATCCAACACGAAGGGTAACTCATGAAGATAATGGTGATGCCAAGATGGGATC ATTGCCTCCCTCAATGGCTCATCCTCGATTACCATCAAGTAGTAATTTCCGACCAGCTAGTGCAACTCTTACTGGACAACCTCCACCAAGGAAGAAAGCTAGAATGTAA